CCAACTGCGTGCGCACCAACGCTGCAGCCTCTAAATCGATCCAGTAAATCATATCGCGGCATTTTTTCTCATTGGTAATAATCCCTGCCTGGCGGAGTATGCGTAAATGATGTGACGTAGCTGGTTGCGACAGCCCAATCCGCTCTGCAATGGTTGAGACATTGCAGGCATTATCACAGGTGGGCTCAGTCGGCAAAATGCGTAAGATCTGCAAACGCACAGGGTCCCCCAGCGCCCACAGCTGCTTCGCAAGCACATCGATCTCCACATTTGTTTTCACTGATGCCATTGACATATTTAAGTATGTAGATACATCAACTCGTCAACTACCGAAGAATCGCTTTTCTTAACTTCTAGCCCGATCTGCTTAAAAAATGTATCCAAACGACTCACTCGAAAACTGGCATCAAGGCCAAGGCCTCTGGGCGGATGTGCCCGCCGAGG
The nucleotide sequence above comes from Coraliomargarita algicola. Encoded proteins:
- a CDS encoding metalloregulator ArsR/SmtB family transcription factor, yielding MASVKTNVEIDVLAKQLWALGDPVRLQILRILPTEPTCDNACNVSTIAERIGLSQPATSHHLRILRQAGIITNEKKCRDMIYWIDLEAAALVRTQLGEVLS